The proteins below come from a single Corylus avellana chromosome ca3, CavTom2PMs-1.0 genomic window:
- the LOC132176446 gene encoding adenine/guanine permease AZG2, with amino-acid sequence MGGEVCARMGGGLCRRIAKSWSNMQKGLNDAVSKSFIGKYFKLEARKSCFTKELRAGTATFLTMAYIITVNATIISDSGGTCSIVDCTPPAANQTATPDCMFKPNAGYQNCLSKTKNDLIVATVLSAMIGSIAMGVLANLPLALAPAMGANAYLAYNIVGFHGSGAVSYETALAVVLVEGCAFFVISAIGLRAKLSKLIPRPVRLASAVGIGLFIAFVGLQVQQGVGLVGPDSSTLVTITACANTNPETGECNGGKLQSPKFWIGVVGFMITSFGSMKEIKGSMIYGILFVTLISWIRGTSVTNFPNTPLGDNNYNYFKKVVDFHKIKSTAGAISFRNFNRSEVWVALATLFYVDVLSITGTMHTMAEIGGFANDEGGFEGEYLAYLVDAGSTVMASTLGVSTVATYVESSAGLREGGRTGLTAVIVGLYFFVSLFFIPLFSSVPPWAIGPSLVMVGVMMMKVVKDINWENMKDAAPAFVTMLLMPLTYSIANGIIGGIGLYIALSLYDFVVGSIRWLIKMRRRVVEEQNQVSATVGVDPTVEAV; translated from the exons atggggggTGAGGTGTGTGCAAGAATGGGAGGTGGGTTATGCAGAAGGATAGCCAAGTCATGGAGTAATATGCAGAAAGGCCTAAACGATGCCGTCTCAAAGAGCTTCATAGGCAAATACTTCAAGTTAGAAGCTAGAAAGAGCTGTTTTACAAAAGAACTACGTGCAGGCACTGCCACTTTTCTCACCATGGCTTACATAATCACCGTCAATGCCACCATCATCTCCGACTCTGGCGGAACGTGCTCCATCGTCGACTGCACGCCTCCCGCCGCAAACCAAACAGCCACCCCGGATTGCATGTTCAAGCCCAACGCCGGGTACCAAAACTGtctttcaaaaacaaaaaacgaccTTATTGTTGCCACTGTTCTGTCGGCCATGATCGGGTCAATTGCTATGGGAGTTCTTGCTAACCTTCCCTTGGCCTTGGCTCCTGCCATGGGCGCTAATGCATACCTCGCCTACAACATAGTCGGCTTTCATGGCTCCGGCGCCGTCTCGTACGAAACTGCATTAGCAGTGGTCTTAGTTGAAG gttGTGCCTTTTTCGTGATATCTGCTATTGGCCTCCGCGCAAAGCTCTCCAAGCTTATTCCTCGTCCAGTTCGGCTCGCGAGCGCGGTGGGGATCGGCCTTTTCATTGCATTTGTAGGCTTACAAGTGCAGCAAGGAGTAGGCCTTGTTGGTCCTGATTCGTCTACATTGGTGACCATCACTGCCTGCGCAAATACAAACCCAGAAACTGGTGAGTGCAATGGTGGAAAGTTGCAGAGCCCGAAATTCTGGATTGGAGTGGTTGGCTTCATGATCACATCTTTTGGTTCAATGAAGGAGATAAAGGGCAGCATGATATATGGCATTCTTTTTGTGACATTGATATCATGGATTAGGGGAACCTCAGTGACAAATTTTCCCAACACCCCACTTGGTGATAACAACTACAACTACTTCAAAAAAGTTGTTGATTTTCACAAAATCAAATCCACAGCTGGGGCTATCAGCTTTAGAAATTTCAACAGAAGTGAGGTTTGGGTGGCACTAGCAACCTTGTTCTATGTTGATGTTCTTTCTATCACAGGCACAATGCACACAATGGCTGAAATTGGAGGGTTTGCTAATGATGAAGGAGGCTTTGAAGGTGAGTACTTGGCCTACTTGGTTGATGCAGGCTCCACAGTCATGGCATCCACCTTGGGAGTTTCGACGGTCGCCACTTACGTCGAGTCATCGGCGGGGCTGCGAGAAGGCGGTCGGACAGGATTAACTGCCGTGATCGTCGGTTTATATTTCTTCGTTTCACTGTTTTTCATCCCACTGTTTTCTAGCGTTCCTCCATGGGCGATTGGCCCTTCGCTTGTCATGGTTGGGGTGATGATGATGAAGGTGGTGAAGGACATAAATTGGGAGAATATGAAGGATGCAGCCCCTGCTTTTGTGACCATGCTTCTTATGCCACTAACTTATTCCATTGCAAATGGGATCATTGGTGGGATTGGTCTCTATATCGCTCTTAGCCTCTATGATTTTGTTGTGGGCTCGATCAGGTGGTTGATCAAGATGAGGAGGAGGGTAGTTGAAGAACAAAATCAAGTTTCTGCTACAGTTGGTGTAGATCCAACTGTTGAAGCTGTCTAA
- the LOC132175350 gene encoding uncharacterized protein LOC132175350 isoform X1, whose product MQSTSLQYPKSSRTKFCSGASGQQSRGAMACKVEACPECTKKCLLVHGRKKNLSPLVTSFFKVMIGDRFSQVLYLPPKFVATVSSLENQKTFLEDSSGQQWGVTISNLDGSLAFEQGWSSFSSDHGLQVGDFLMFSYIMGSHFDVKVFDTTGCEKIDFPENSNAKKRARVDWNCTAKHGKHYTIGEGSTNKHSSNISIGSVSDVEISQSQCERNDVELILKASENILNGEKSKERAKPVSNAEYIEEPYYIIDREVRDKQGNERSDVLDLFNLETIGDVRNKAAVEDARFPRPNRHPLTKSAVKLEENEENMSNISNRGITRCPIDKKASTSDKISCDDKRSWHPLTKSAVRLEENEENMSNISKRGITRCPIDKKASTSDKISCDDKRSWHPLTKSAVRLEENEENISNTSNRGITRCPIAKGSGAAASINIRKRSGKINKIYKEERVGLTPDFCSRKKIIQGICGKEPKLIKEENNQSSDMIVRDKDIVPGVVKVESIDAVGISSPIRVVATESHSFLVLPSCLSSNQGRAKMSRKVVLLRDPAMRLWPVLYQEKYRLILLTNCWEDFSKANGIQPGDECVFGVESVSEGIYSVKIARRW is encoded by the exons ATGCAGAGCACATCCCTGCAATACCCAAAGAGCAGTAGAACCAA GTTTTGCAGTGGAGCAAGTGGTCAACAAAGTAGGGGGGCGATGGCTTGCAAGGTGGAAGCTTGTCCGGAGTGCACCAAGAAATGTTTACTGGTTCATGGGAGGAAGAAAAACTTATCACCTCTAGTCACCTCTTTTTTCAAAGTCATGATTGGTGATCGGTTTTCACAAGTCTTG TATTTGCCCCCTAAATTCGTTGCTACAGTGTCATCATTGGAAAATCAGAAAACGTTTCTTGAGGACTCAAGTGGGCAGCAATGGGGAGTAACAATATCCAATCTTGATGGCTCTCTTGCTTTTGAACAAGGATGGAGTTCCTTTTCATCAGACCATGGCTTACAAGTTGGGGATTTTTTGATGTTCAGTTACATTATGGGATCACACTTTGATGTTAAGGTTTTTGATACAACTGGGTGTGAAAAAATAGATTTTCCTGAGAACAGCAATGCCAAGAAAAGAGCTAGGGTTGATTGGAATTGTACTGCCAAACATGGCAAACACTACACAATTGGTGAAGGTTCAACGAATAAACACAGTTCAAACATCTCCATTGGATCTGTGTCAGATGTTGAAATTAGTCAAAGCCAATGCGAGAGAAATGATGTGGAACTAATACTAAAAGCctctgaaaatattttgaatggTGAGAAGAGCAAGGAAAGGGCCAAACCTGTGTCCAATGCAGAATACATTGAAGAGCCATATTACATTATCGATCGAGAGGTTAGAGACAAACAAGGAAATGAGAGGAGCGATGTACTTGACTTGTTTAACCTGGAAACAATTGGTGATGTTAGGAATAAAGCTGCAGTCGAAGATGCAAGATTCCCTAGACCAAATCGGCATCCCTTGACCAAATCGGCTGTGaaacttgaagaaaatgaagagaacaTGTCTAACATATCAAATAGAGGAATTACAAGGTGCCCAATTGATAAGAAGGCATCCACTTCAGATAAAATATCTTGTGATGATAAGAGATCTTGGCATCCCTTGACCAAATCGGCTGTGAgacttgaagaaaatgaagagaacaTGTCTAACATATCAAAAAGAGGAATTACAAGGTGCCCAATTGATAAGAAGGCATCCACTTCAGATAAAATATCTTGTGATGATAAGAGATCTTGGCATCCCTTGACCAAATCGGCTGTGAgacttgaagaaaatgaagagaacaTATCTAACACATCAAATAGAGGAATTACAAGGTGCCCAATTGCCAAGGGATCAGGTGCTGCAGCATCAA TCAATATCAGAAAACGATCAG gtaaaataaataaaatatataaagaagagCGAGTGGGGCTGACTCCAGATTTTTGCAGTCGTAAGAAGATAATTCAAGGAATATGTg GGAAGGAGCCAAAGTTGATTAAGGAGGAGAATAATCAGAGTTCTGATATGATTGTAAGAGATAAAGATATTGTTCCTGGAGTGGTGAAAGTTGAAAGTATCGACGCTGTTGGAATTTCCTCACCAATTAGAGTGGTGGCCACAGAAAGTCATTCTTTTCTT GTGTTGCCTTCATGTTTGTCATCTAACCAGGGAAGAGCAAAAATGTCAAGGAAGGTTGTTCTCCTGCGAGATCCAGCTATGAGATTGTGGCCAGTACTCTACCAAGAGAAGTATCGTCTCATACTTTTGACAAATTGTTGGGAAGATTTTAGCAAGGCAAATGGCATTCAACCTGGAGACGAGTGtgtttttggggttgagagTGTCTCGGAGGGTATATATAGTGTCAAAATCGCCCGAAGGTGGTAA
- the LOC132175350 gene encoding B3 domain-containing protein Os02g0598200-like isoform X5, which translates to MQSTSLQYPKSSRTKFCSGASGQQSRGAMACKVEACPECTKKCLLVHGRKKNLSPLVTSFFKVMIGDRFSQVLYLPPKFVATVSSLENQKTFLEDSSGQQWGVTISNLDGSLAFEQGWSSFSSDHGLQVGDFLMFSYIMGSHFDVKVFDTTGCEKIDFPENSNAKKRARVDWNCTAKHGKHYTIGEGSTNKHSSNISIGSVSDVEISQSQCERNDVELILKASENILNGEKSKERAKPVSNAEYIEEPYYIIDREVRDKQGNERSDVLDLFNLETIGDVRNKAAVEDARFPRPNRHPLTKSAVKLEENEENMSNISNRGITRCPIDKKASTSDKISCDDKRSWHPLTKSAVRLEENEENMSNISKRGITRCPIDKKASTSDKISCDDKRSWHPLTKSAVRLEENEENISNTSNRGITRCPIAKGSGAAASRKEPKLIKEENNQSSDMIVRDKDIVPGVVKVESIDAVGISSPIRVVATESHSFLVLPSCLSSNQGRAKMSRKVVLLRDPAMRLWPVLYQEKYRLILLTNCWEDFSKANGIQPGDECVFGVESVSEGIYSVKIARRW; encoded by the exons ATGCAGAGCACATCCCTGCAATACCCAAAGAGCAGTAGAACCAA GTTTTGCAGTGGAGCAAGTGGTCAACAAAGTAGGGGGGCGATGGCTTGCAAGGTGGAAGCTTGTCCGGAGTGCACCAAGAAATGTTTACTGGTTCATGGGAGGAAGAAAAACTTATCACCTCTAGTCACCTCTTTTTTCAAAGTCATGATTGGTGATCGGTTTTCACAAGTCTTG TATTTGCCCCCTAAATTCGTTGCTACAGTGTCATCATTGGAAAATCAGAAAACGTTTCTTGAGGACTCAAGTGGGCAGCAATGGGGAGTAACAATATCCAATCTTGATGGCTCTCTTGCTTTTGAACAAGGATGGAGTTCCTTTTCATCAGACCATGGCTTACAAGTTGGGGATTTTTTGATGTTCAGTTACATTATGGGATCACACTTTGATGTTAAGGTTTTTGATACAACTGGGTGTGAAAAAATAGATTTTCCTGAGAACAGCAATGCCAAGAAAAGAGCTAGGGTTGATTGGAATTGTACTGCCAAACATGGCAAACACTACACAATTGGTGAAGGTTCAACGAATAAACACAGTTCAAACATCTCCATTGGATCTGTGTCAGATGTTGAAATTAGTCAAAGCCAATGCGAGAGAAATGATGTGGAACTAATACTAAAAGCctctgaaaatattttgaatggTGAGAAGAGCAAGGAAAGGGCCAAACCTGTGTCCAATGCAGAATACATTGAAGAGCCATATTACATTATCGATCGAGAGGTTAGAGACAAACAAGGAAATGAGAGGAGCGATGTACTTGACTTGTTTAACCTGGAAACAATTGGTGATGTTAGGAATAAAGCTGCAGTCGAAGATGCAAGATTCCCTAGACCAAATCGGCATCCCTTGACCAAATCGGCTGTGaaacttgaagaaaatgaagagaacaTGTCTAACATATCAAATAGAGGAATTACAAGGTGCCCAATTGATAAGAAGGCATCCACTTCAGATAAAATATCTTGTGATGATAAGAGATCTTGGCATCCCTTGACCAAATCGGCTGTGAgacttgaagaaaatgaagagaacaTGTCTAACATATCAAAAAGAGGAATTACAAGGTGCCCAATTGATAAGAAGGCATCCACTTCAGATAAAATATCTTGTGATGATAAGAGATCTTGGCATCCCTTGACCAAATCGGCTGTGAgacttgaagaaaatgaagagaacaTATCTAACACATCAAATAGAGGAATTACAAGGTGCCCAATTGCCAAGGGATCAGGTGCTGCAGCATCAA GGAAGGAGCCAAAGTTGATTAAGGAGGAGAATAATCAGAGTTCTGATATGATTGTAAGAGATAAAGATATTGTTCCTGGAGTGGTGAAAGTTGAAAGTATCGACGCTGTTGGAATTTCCTCACCAATTAGAGTGGTGGCCACAGAAAGTCATTCTTTTCTT GTGTTGCCTTCATGTTTGTCATCTAACCAGGGAAGAGCAAAAATGTCAAGGAAGGTTGTTCTCCTGCGAGATCCAGCTATGAGATTGTGGCCAGTACTCTACCAAGAGAAGTATCGTCTCATACTTTTGACAAATTGTTGGGAAGATTTTAGCAAGGCAAATGGCATTCAACCTGGAGACGAGTGtgtttttggggttgagagTGTCTCGGAGGGTATATATAGTGTCAAAATCGCCCGAAGGTGGTAA
- the LOC132175350 gene encoding uncharacterized protein LOC132175350 isoform X3, with the protein MQSTSLQYPKSSRTKFCSGASGQQSRGAMACKVEACPECTKKCLLVHGRKKNLSPLVTSFFKVMIGDRFSQVLYLPPKFVATVSSLENQKTFLEDSSGQQWGVTISNLDGSLAFEQGWSSFSSDHGLQVGDFLMFSYIMGSHFDVKVFDTTGCEKIDFPENSNAKKRARVDWNCTAKHGKHYTIGEGSTNKHSSNISIGSVSDVEISQSQCERNDVELILKASENILNGEKSKERAKPVSNAEYIEEPYYIIDREVRDKQGNERSDVLDLFNLETIGDVRNKAAVEDARFPRPNRHPLTKSAVKLEENEENMSNISNRGITRCPIDKKASTSDKISCDDKRSWHPLTKSAVRLEENEENMSNISKRGITRCPIDKKASTSDKISCDDKRSWHPLTKSAVRLEENEENISNTSNRGITRCPIAKGSGAAASSKINKIYKEERVGLTPDFCSRKKIIQGICGKEPKLIKEENNQSSDMIVRDKDIVPGVVKVESIDAVGISSPIRVVATESHSFLVLPSCLSSNQGRAKMSRKVVLLRDPAMRLWPVLYQEKYRLILLTNCWEDFSKANGIQPGDECVFGVESVSEGIYSVKIARRW; encoded by the exons ATGCAGAGCACATCCCTGCAATACCCAAAGAGCAGTAGAACCAA GTTTTGCAGTGGAGCAAGTGGTCAACAAAGTAGGGGGGCGATGGCTTGCAAGGTGGAAGCTTGTCCGGAGTGCACCAAGAAATGTTTACTGGTTCATGGGAGGAAGAAAAACTTATCACCTCTAGTCACCTCTTTTTTCAAAGTCATGATTGGTGATCGGTTTTCACAAGTCTTG TATTTGCCCCCTAAATTCGTTGCTACAGTGTCATCATTGGAAAATCAGAAAACGTTTCTTGAGGACTCAAGTGGGCAGCAATGGGGAGTAACAATATCCAATCTTGATGGCTCTCTTGCTTTTGAACAAGGATGGAGTTCCTTTTCATCAGACCATGGCTTACAAGTTGGGGATTTTTTGATGTTCAGTTACATTATGGGATCACACTTTGATGTTAAGGTTTTTGATACAACTGGGTGTGAAAAAATAGATTTTCCTGAGAACAGCAATGCCAAGAAAAGAGCTAGGGTTGATTGGAATTGTACTGCCAAACATGGCAAACACTACACAATTGGTGAAGGTTCAACGAATAAACACAGTTCAAACATCTCCATTGGATCTGTGTCAGATGTTGAAATTAGTCAAAGCCAATGCGAGAGAAATGATGTGGAACTAATACTAAAAGCctctgaaaatattttgaatggTGAGAAGAGCAAGGAAAGGGCCAAACCTGTGTCCAATGCAGAATACATTGAAGAGCCATATTACATTATCGATCGAGAGGTTAGAGACAAACAAGGAAATGAGAGGAGCGATGTACTTGACTTGTTTAACCTGGAAACAATTGGTGATGTTAGGAATAAAGCTGCAGTCGAAGATGCAAGATTCCCTAGACCAAATCGGCATCCCTTGACCAAATCGGCTGTGaaacttgaagaaaatgaagagaacaTGTCTAACATATCAAATAGAGGAATTACAAGGTGCCCAATTGATAAGAAGGCATCCACTTCAGATAAAATATCTTGTGATGATAAGAGATCTTGGCATCCCTTGACCAAATCGGCTGTGAgacttgaagaaaatgaagagaacaTGTCTAACATATCAAAAAGAGGAATTACAAGGTGCCCAATTGATAAGAAGGCATCCACTTCAGATAAAATATCTTGTGATGATAAGAGATCTTGGCATCCCTTGACCAAATCGGCTGTGAgacttgaagaaaatgaagagaacaTATCTAACACATCAAATAGAGGAATTACAAGGTGCCCAATTGCCAAGGGATCAGGTGCTGCAGCATCAA gtaaaataaataaaatatataaagaagagCGAGTGGGGCTGACTCCAGATTTTTGCAGTCGTAAGAAGATAATTCAAGGAATATGTg GGAAGGAGCCAAAGTTGATTAAGGAGGAGAATAATCAGAGTTCTGATATGATTGTAAGAGATAAAGATATTGTTCCTGGAGTGGTGAAAGTTGAAAGTATCGACGCTGTTGGAATTTCCTCACCAATTAGAGTGGTGGCCACAGAAAGTCATTCTTTTCTT GTGTTGCCTTCATGTTTGTCATCTAACCAGGGAAGAGCAAAAATGTCAAGGAAGGTTGTTCTCCTGCGAGATCCAGCTATGAGATTGTGGCCAGTACTCTACCAAGAGAAGTATCGTCTCATACTTTTGACAAATTGTTGGGAAGATTTTAGCAAGGCAAATGGCATTCAACCTGGAGACGAGTGtgtttttggggttgagagTGTCTCGGAGGGTATATATAGTGTCAAAATCGCCCGAAGGTGGTAA
- the LOC132175350 gene encoding uncharacterized protein LOC132175350 isoform X4, with the protein MACKVEACPECTKKCLLVHGRKKNLSPLVTSFFKVMIGDRFSQVLYLPPKFVATVSSLENQKTFLEDSSGQQWGVTISNLDGSLAFEQGWSSFSSDHGLQVGDFLMFSYIMGSHFDVKVFDTTGCEKIDFPENSNAKKRARVDWNCTAKHGKHYTIGEGSTNKHSSNISIGSVSDVEISQSQCERNDVELILKASENILNGEKSKERAKPVSNAEYIEEPYYIIDREVRDKQGNERSDVLDLFNLETIGDVRNKAAVEDARFPRPNRHPLTKSAVKLEENEENMSNISNRGITRCPIDKKASTSDKISCDDKRSWHPLTKSAVRLEENEENMSNISKRGITRCPIDKKASTSDKISCDDKRSWHPLTKSAVRLEENEENISNTSNRGITRCPIAKGSGAAASINIRKRSGKINKIYKEERVGLTPDFCSRKKIIQGICGKEPKLIKEENNQSSDMIVRDKDIVPGVVKVESIDAVGISSPIRVVATESHSFLVLPSCLSSNQGRAKMSRKVVLLRDPAMRLWPVLYQEKYRLILLTNCWEDFSKANGIQPGDECVFGVESVSEGIYSVKIARRW; encoded by the exons ATGGCTTGCAAGGTGGAAGCTTGTCCGGAGTGCACCAAGAAATGTTTACTGGTTCATGGGAGGAAGAAAAACTTATCACCTCTAGTCACCTCTTTTTTCAAAGTCATGATTGGTGATCGGTTTTCACAAGTCTTG TATTTGCCCCCTAAATTCGTTGCTACAGTGTCATCATTGGAAAATCAGAAAACGTTTCTTGAGGACTCAAGTGGGCAGCAATGGGGAGTAACAATATCCAATCTTGATGGCTCTCTTGCTTTTGAACAAGGATGGAGTTCCTTTTCATCAGACCATGGCTTACAAGTTGGGGATTTTTTGATGTTCAGTTACATTATGGGATCACACTTTGATGTTAAGGTTTTTGATACAACTGGGTGTGAAAAAATAGATTTTCCTGAGAACAGCAATGCCAAGAAAAGAGCTAGGGTTGATTGGAATTGTACTGCCAAACATGGCAAACACTACACAATTGGTGAAGGTTCAACGAATAAACACAGTTCAAACATCTCCATTGGATCTGTGTCAGATGTTGAAATTAGTCAAAGCCAATGCGAGAGAAATGATGTGGAACTAATACTAAAAGCctctgaaaatattttgaatggTGAGAAGAGCAAGGAAAGGGCCAAACCTGTGTCCAATGCAGAATACATTGAAGAGCCATATTACATTATCGATCGAGAGGTTAGAGACAAACAAGGAAATGAGAGGAGCGATGTACTTGACTTGTTTAACCTGGAAACAATTGGTGATGTTAGGAATAAAGCTGCAGTCGAAGATGCAAGATTCCCTAGACCAAATCGGCATCCCTTGACCAAATCGGCTGTGaaacttgaagaaaatgaagagaacaTGTCTAACATATCAAATAGAGGAATTACAAGGTGCCCAATTGATAAGAAGGCATCCACTTCAGATAAAATATCTTGTGATGATAAGAGATCTTGGCATCCCTTGACCAAATCGGCTGTGAgacttgaagaaaatgaagagaacaTGTCTAACATATCAAAAAGAGGAATTACAAGGTGCCCAATTGATAAGAAGGCATCCACTTCAGATAAAATATCTTGTGATGATAAGAGATCTTGGCATCCCTTGACCAAATCGGCTGTGAgacttgaagaaaatgaagagaacaTATCTAACACATCAAATAGAGGAATTACAAGGTGCCCAATTGCCAAGGGATCAGGTGCTGCAGCATCAA TCAATATCAGAAAACGATCAG gtaaaataaataaaatatataaagaagagCGAGTGGGGCTGACTCCAGATTTTTGCAGTCGTAAGAAGATAATTCAAGGAATATGTg GGAAGGAGCCAAAGTTGATTAAGGAGGAGAATAATCAGAGTTCTGATATGATTGTAAGAGATAAAGATATTGTTCCTGGAGTGGTGAAAGTTGAAAGTATCGACGCTGTTGGAATTTCCTCACCAATTAGAGTGGTGGCCACAGAAAGTCATTCTTTTCTT GTGTTGCCTTCATGTTTGTCATCTAACCAGGGAAGAGCAAAAATGTCAAGGAAGGTTGTTCTCCTGCGAGATCCAGCTATGAGATTGTGGCCAGTACTCTACCAAGAGAAGTATCGTCTCATACTTTTGACAAATTGTTGGGAAGATTTTAGCAAGGCAAATGGCATTCAACCTGGAGACGAGTGtgtttttggggttgagagTGTCTCGGAGGGTATATATAGTGTCAAAATCGCCCGAAGGTGGTAA
- the LOC132175350 gene encoding uncharacterized protein LOC132175350 isoform X2 has protein sequence MVFWKSFLGKVSFLSVGASGQQSRGAMACKVEACPECTKKCLLVHGRKKNLSPLVTSFFKVMIGDRFSQVLYLPPKFVATVSSLENQKTFLEDSSGQQWGVTISNLDGSLAFEQGWSSFSSDHGLQVGDFLMFSYIMGSHFDVKVFDTTGCEKIDFPENSNAKKRARVDWNCTAKHGKHYTIGEGSTNKHSSNISIGSVSDVEISQSQCERNDVELILKASENILNGEKSKERAKPVSNAEYIEEPYYIIDREVRDKQGNERSDVLDLFNLETIGDVRNKAAVEDARFPRPNRHPLTKSAVKLEENEENMSNISNRGITRCPIDKKASTSDKISCDDKRSWHPLTKSAVRLEENEENMSNISKRGITRCPIDKKASTSDKISCDDKRSWHPLTKSAVRLEENEENISNTSNRGITRCPIAKGSGAAASINIRKRSGKINKIYKEERVGLTPDFCSRKKIIQGICGKEPKLIKEENNQSSDMIVRDKDIVPGVVKVESIDAVGISSPIRVVATESHSFLVLPSCLSSNQGRAKMSRKVVLLRDPAMRLWPVLYQEKYRLILLTNCWEDFSKANGIQPGDECVFGVESVSEGIYSVKIARRW, from the exons ATGGTtttttggaaaagttttctGGGAAAAGTTTCTTTCTTGTCAGT TGGAGCAAGTGGTCAACAAAGTAGGGGGGCGATGGCTTGCAAGGTGGAAGCTTGTCCGGAGTGCACCAAGAAATGTTTACTGGTTCATGGGAGGAAGAAAAACTTATCACCTCTAGTCACCTCTTTTTTCAAAGTCATGATTGGTGATCGGTTTTCACAAGTCTTG TATTTGCCCCCTAAATTCGTTGCTACAGTGTCATCATTGGAAAATCAGAAAACGTTTCTTGAGGACTCAAGTGGGCAGCAATGGGGAGTAACAATATCCAATCTTGATGGCTCTCTTGCTTTTGAACAAGGATGGAGTTCCTTTTCATCAGACCATGGCTTACAAGTTGGGGATTTTTTGATGTTCAGTTACATTATGGGATCACACTTTGATGTTAAGGTTTTTGATACAACTGGGTGTGAAAAAATAGATTTTCCTGAGAACAGCAATGCCAAGAAAAGAGCTAGGGTTGATTGGAATTGTACTGCCAAACATGGCAAACACTACACAATTGGTGAAGGTTCAACGAATAAACACAGTTCAAACATCTCCATTGGATCTGTGTCAGATGTTGAAATTAGTCAAAGCCAATGCGAGAGAAATGATGTGGAACTAATACTAAAAGCctctgaaaatattttgaatggTGAGAAGAGCAAGGAAAGGGCCAAACCTGTGTCCAATGCAGAATACATTGAAGAGCCATATTACATTATCGATCGAGAGGTTAGAGACAAACAAGGAAATGAGAGGAGCGATGTACTTGACTTGTTTAACCTGGAAACAATTGGTGATGTTAGGAATAAAGCTGCAGTCGAAGATGCAAGATTCCCTAGACCAAATCGGCATCCCTTGACCAAATCGGCTGTGaaacttgaagaaaatgaagagaacaTGTCTAACATATCAAATAGAGGAATTACAAGGTGCCCAATTGATAAGAAGGCATCCACTTCAGATAAAATATCTTGTGATGATAAGAGATCTTGGCATCCCTTGACCAAATCGGCTGTGAgacttgaagaaaatgaagagaacaTGTCTAACATATCAAAAAGAGGAATTACAAGGTGCCCAATTGATAAGAAGGCATCCACTTCAGATAAAATATCTTGTGATGATAAGAGATCTTGGCATCCCTTGACCAAATCGGCTGTGAgacttgaagaaaatgaagagaacaTATCTAACACATCAAATAGAGGAATTACAAGGTGCCCAATTGCCAAGGGATCAGGTGCTGCAGCATCAA TCAATATCAGAAAACGATCAG gtaaaataaataaaatatataaagaagagCGAGTGGGGCTGACTCCAGATTTTTGCAGTCGTAAGAAGATAATTCAAGGAATATGTg GGAAGGAGCCAAAGTTGATTAAGGAGGAGAATAATCAGAGTTCTGATATGATTGTAAGAGATAAAGATATTGTTCCTGGAGTGGTGAAAGTTGAAAGTATCGACGCTGTTGGAATTTCCTCACCAATTAGAGTGGTGGCCACAGAAAGTCATTCTTTTCTT GTGTTGCCTTCATGTTTGTCATCTAACCAGGGAAGAGCAAAAATGTCAAGGAAGGTTGTTCTCCTGCGAGATCCAGCTATGAGATTGTGGCCAGTACTCTACCAAGAGAAGTATCGTCTCATACTTTTGACAAATTGTTGGGAAGATTTTAGCAAGGCAAATGGCATTCAACCTGGAGACGAGTGtgtttttggggttgagagTGTCTCGGAGGGTATATATAGTGTCAAAATCGCCCGAAGGTGGTAA